ACTCTCAAGCGTTGTCCGTGGCATTAATGGACGCTTTATCTCAGCAACTTCCTGCCTATATGGTACCTGCCACCATAACCGTATTGGAGCATTTTCCACTTAACACCAATGGAAAGGTTGATCGTAACGCTTTGCCGACGCCTGTCGTGATTCGTCAACACAGTGTTTTACCTAAAAGCGAACAAGAAATTGTGCTGTGTCAGTTAGTTCAGCAGGTGCTAAATATTGATACCGTCTATGTTGATGATGATTTTTTTGCATTAGGCGGTGACAGTATTGTCGCTATGTCATTAGGAGGGTTGGCACGAAAAAAAGGCTATTCTCTGCGTGCGAAAGACGTATTTGAAAGCCGAATTATCCGTGTTATGGCGGCGCAACTGTCACCACTTGATAGGGCTAAGGTGCTACCAAGCATTTATTCAGGGCGTTTGGCTGAATTGCCTATTTATCGTTGGATGCACGAATCGGGTGGTCTGAATCTGGCGTATTTTCAGGCTATTGCTATCGCATTACCGGATTCAATGACACTGGAAAAGTTTGAGCAAGTCATCGCCAAACTGACGTCAGCGCATGGAATTCTTAACGCTCAAGTTCATGATGCTCGCCTTGAAATCTCTGATATGGCTCCAGTCTTTACCGTTCAGTGCTTTACGCAAGAGGGTGGTGATTTGTCGACATTGGCAGATAGCACTTTTGAGCAGCTTGTTCAGACACCAATCCAATCCAACACAGAACCAGCACAGCCTTTTCCCGCTATGCGAGTAGGGTATTTACACGCGAATAATCAAAACGCGGCCGTGTTTGCCTTGCATCATACAATAGTGGATGGGGTATCGTGGCGGATTCTTCTTGCGGATTTATCGAGCTTATTATCAGATTTTGATAGTCAGTTATCCGTGTCGCCAAACAGTTTATTAGACTGGCAAAAATCCTTGCAAAGCGAAATGCCACGTTGGTTGTCTGAGGAAAAATATTGGTTGGATCAATTGGGTGGAAAACCGTTATTTGAGCGTCAAGCATCGAATGAGCAAATGCATCAACGTACTGTGTTAGATAAAACAACGTCCAGATTGTTGCTGGAAATTTTGCCTAAGCAGTATCGTTGCCAACCACAAGAAGCGCTATTAAGTGTTTTATATCTTGCTCTTGCTCAACAATATAAGTCGACAGATATTGCGATGATGATGGAGTCGCATGGTCGAGCAGACATCGGCGATCTTGATTTGACTCGAACTTTAGGCTGGTTCACCGCAGAATACCCGGTACGAATGATGGGGCAAAAGGCGCTACTGTCTAAATTAGACTCACTCAAAACGGCGGACGAAGTACCTTACGAGATGGTTGTTCAATTAGTTCGTCGAGCTTTGCTTAACGTACCCAATAATGGTGTGGGTTATGGCGTACTTCGGTATATGAATGACAGTACTCGTCAAGCTTTTACTGATTTAGAGGCAACGGCATCACCGCAGATTCTTTTTAACTATCTTGGCCGTTTTCAGCAGGGCGATCTTTCGTTATTACAAGGTAAGCGTTACTTCCGCGACACGTTTGAAGTGCATCAATCTGATCAACTGAGTTCTGCTTACGGGCTAGAATTAAATGTGTTTGTGGATGACCGACATGGCACACCACAGTTGGCCATTCATGTTGGGCACGATGCCAAACAAGTGCCATCGCCGCAAATAGATAGGCTTTTAAACGCACTGTCTACTATTGCGTCTTCTATGAATAAGTTTGCAGAAACCCATCAAGCCATGGCGGCTGACACCTTGGTCGCTGAAGATCTGAAAAACCTTGATTTGAATGAGCAAAATATGGACGCGTTAAGAAGCCAATACGGTGCCTTGCAAGCCGTATTGCCCGCTTTGCCGTTACAAGAAGGTCTGCTTTTTCACGCTCAACTAGAACAAGATACCAATGTCAAAGATGCGGGTTACAGCTCTTTGGCGTGCTTAACTTTTTCTGGAAGCATGAACATAGAACGGTTAAAAGACGCGTTAGGAGCGGTCATAGAAAAGCACCCCCAGCTGGGCGCCTTGTTTGATTTTTCCCAAGGCGACACGGCGCTACAAATTTTGCCATGGAGACGTGTTAGCGAACGCAAAAGCTGGTGGCCTGTGGACGTTATCGATTTAAGACATCAAGATGACACGACGCAACAAGAGGAACTGAAAAAGATAGAGCAGCAAGAGTTAAACCGAGATTTTATGGCCTTTCAATCGGCAGGGATTCCGCTATTGAATGCGGTTTTGGTGAGCGTATCGGATCAGCGACATTGTTTGTTCTTAAACGCGCATCACTTGGTGGTAGATGGCTGGTCAACGCCGATTATGTTACGTGACTTGGTCAACGCTTATGGCAGTGATTTGGTGGCACTGGAAGCTGTTCCTGTGCCATACACTTGGGTTGTTGAGCAATTAATGGCGCGTGATAAACACGCCATGCGAGAGGCATGGAAAAAGGCATTAGATAATGCGATGCCGACTTTATTGTTTGCCGACACACCACCTACAGAGCAAGTGACGACGCATACGTTAACGCTAGATGCAGATCAATTCGCCACGCTAAAAGGCCTTTACCAAAGTAAAGGACTGACCTTAAACAGCTTGCTGCAAACCTTATGGGCCAACGTATTGTCTGCTTTGACTGGACGTTCTGATGTGGTGTTTGGTACGCCAATCTCTGGGCGTTTTGGTAGCGTGGCTGGAATAGAAGAACACATTGGATTATTCAGTAATACCGTGCCTGTGCGTGTCCAGTTACAGCCTGAATTGACGCTATGGCAACAAATGCAACAGGTTCAAAATGAACAAATTGGGTTGTTGGAGCACGACGGATTAGGGTTGGCCGAAATCCAGCGACTTGGTGGACACGGTAATTTATTCGATACCTTGCTGGTGGTAGAAAACTTCCCTGAGCAGGCAGATTTGTTCAGCCAGTGTTATCAAGGCTTAACGCTTGAAGACGTATATAACCGAGGTTTTACGCATTATCCATTGACGGTGTTGGCGTTGCCGAGTGAACAGTTAAATTTACTGTTCGAATACCGAGGTGGCGATGAAATTCAGACTTTGATAGCGCGTTTTGATGCGTTATTGAAAACGCTGCTGCTTGAAGACGTGACCGCTCAACAAGCGCTGGATCTTCGTCTTACGTCAGAAAAAACCTTGATTGGCGGCTTGAATCAAACGTCGCACTTACTGCCTCAAATGACGCTTCGGGATGCTTTGGTTGGGCAGGCGTTGCTGACACCGAATCAGGTTTGCTTGTCGGATGGTGAACATCAGTTAACGTATTTACAGGCTCGCTACGAAGTGATCGCGTTGGCGAAAAACTTGCAGTCGTTAGGGGTTCAGTCGGGCGATATCGTCGCGGTGGCTCTTCCTCGCTCGGTGAAGTTAAGTCTTGCCCTATGGGCGATTATCGAAGTGGGGGCGGCGTATCTCCCTCTTGATACAGGTTATCCAGATGATCGACTCAATTACATGTTGGAAGATGCAAAACCTGCCGCTTTAATCACCTTAACAAAAGAAGCGTCCCGTTTTGAAATGGATGGGAAACGTTATCTTTACGATGCGCCTATTACACCAGTGAGTGACGCACAACGAGAGCAAGTAATAAACGCATGGAAAGCGCCAGTACTCAGCGTTAACGGATCGGCGTATTTGCTCTATACCTCTGGCTCTACGGGTCGTCCTAAAGGCGTGTTGGTATCTCATCAAGCCATCGTAAATCGAATTCTTTGGATGCAGGGTGAATACCCACTGGCGAGCCACGATGTTGTTTTACAAAAAACGCCATGTAGCTTTGATGTCTCTGTTTGGGAGTTTTTCTGGAGTGCTATGGTCGGTGCAAAATTGCACATGGCGCCACCAGATTCTCATCGTGACCCTATTCAGCTACAACAGTTAATTGTTGATCATAACATTACGACATTGCATTTTGTACCTTCTATGTTGGCGGCGTTTGTGACGTCATTAGGCGATGAAAGAATGGGCACTTGCCACACGTTAGAACGCGTTTTTTGCAGTGGTGAAGCCTTGCCAATGGCGCTTTCTAAGCAGTTTGAAAGTGTGGTCGGCTGCGAGCTTCATAACTTGTATGGGCCAACGGAAGCGGCGGTGGACGTGACGTATTACCCTGCGTTTGGTGACGACCTGACTCAAGTGAAAGGCGCTGGTGTGCCGATTGGTTATCCTGTTTGGAATACTCAGCTGCGAATACTGGACAATTTTTTACGCCCCGTTCCGATTGGCGTCGCAGGGGAGTTGTATTTGTGTGGTGTGCAATTGGCGGATGGATATTGGCGTCGTCCCGCATTATGCGCAACACGATTTGTTGCTGATCCTGAAGGTCATGGTGAGCGAATGTATCGTACGGGTGATGTGGTTCGTTGGTTAGACAGTGGTGCGGTTGAATATCTTGGGCGTAGTGATGATCAGCTTAAAATTCGTGGTCAGCGCATTGAGTTAGGTGAAATCGAACAGGTCTTAGCAGCACAAGCAGGCGTAGAGCAATCGGTCGTGGTTGCCAAAACATGGGGGCAGGAAAGTAATGCGTTGGGCGTTGATGCACGCCAGCTTGTTGCTTACGTCACGGGTAAAAAGAGCACGAGTAAAAGCAGCACGAGTGAAA
The Marinomonas maritima DNA segment above includes these coding regions:
- a CDS encoding amino acid adenylation domain-containing protein: MENNTAKRFSTPNVLADSATVPLTDVQMGIWLADHISSQRNTFTIAHKVHISGDMDAAYLLEAIQIGLKESDTINAAYRECDGVPLQHLGCCDVDVAPVPVSESLDLSNDADAQQYMDLLIQQDLEAELSLSSATPLVRQTVFKVSDQQTVWYQRFHHIMLDGFSFNVFTARVSGIYQSLIQQKTVTQAPYRSFYDVVDEEKSYKASDKYDRDKAFWQAYCSDLPSVVSLSNGVSPIATEKGFASQRLIRLNSCIRGDKLQACLNRSPSSKLTVADLAMGLVSAYLIRVSGQWRVPVGFPFMGRVGSVALNTLGPVVNVLPVIVEGALDDTIFDLTLRIKRDLKKIRKHQKYNGEQIARDLSRVGEALYGPTLNLRLFDYDLSFGDATATIEHLAAGPVEDLDFGMHFDKGDLHIEWVGNDQKYDAESLQIHIDRFVEFTEKLLAAPDAFIADISVLHSVEQSRITEWQQGTVTVDSGYSSLIEQFHNLECLKNLDKELASVPALVVKGQSLSFAEIQGNIAKWSQVLCDLGVEKGDCVGLALPRDERMVYALMATMGLGAHYLPIDPTYPQDRIDWMLEDAAPKLLLTDSEKAFEKSDNVTVQNIEAPSFLQSLNQKNASNLSLNLPSPNDIAYIMYTSGSTGRPKGVVIAHKGLVNVAFSHWRRDGETLAAKVQNVNAMLTASFSFDTSWDLMYWLCFGHTLHIVEDDICKDPELIQNYYNEHNIHAADLPPSVLSQLLDLGAIESGQHFPELMYVGGEAASSRLWQQVRCYPSLKVRNYYGPTENTIDSLGASVEDTEQVVIGRPIDNTESYILDSSLSPVAIGVPGELYVSGSGLAYGYLNQTSLTSTRFIANPYKLGERMYRTGDLVRWLENGHVEYIGRTDHQVQIRGHRVEPGEVEASLNRLEGVTASVVLTNKQGSTHRLDAYCLVDVNGLNVENSQALSVALMDALSQQLPAYMVPATITVLEHFPLNTNGKVDRNALPTPVVIRQHSVLPKSEQEIVLCQLVQQVLNIDTVYVDDDFFALGGDSIVAMSLGGLARKKGYSLRAKDVFESRIIRVMAAQLSPLDRAKVLPSIYSGRLAELPIYRWMHESGGLNLAYFQAIAIALPDSMTLEKFEQVIAKLTSAHGILNAQVHDARLEISDMAPVFTVQCFTQEGGDLSTLADSTFEQLVQTPIQSNTEPAQPFPAMRVGYLHANNQNAAVFALHHTIVDGVSWRILLADLSSLLSDFDSQLSVSPNSLLDWQKSLQSEMPRWLSEEKYWLDQLGGKPLFERQASNEQMHQRTVLDKTTSRLLLEILPKQYRCQPQEALLSVLYLALAQQYKSTDIAMMMESHGRADIGDLDLTRTLGWFTAEYPVRMMGQKALLSKLDSLKTADEVPYEMVVQLVRRALLNVPNNGVGYGVLRYMNDSTRQAFTDLEATASPQILFNYLGRFQQGDLSLLQGKRYFRDTFEVHQSDQLSSAYGLELNVFVDDRHGTPQLAIHVGHDAKQVPSPQIDRLLNALSTIASSMNKFAETHQAMAADTLVAEDLKNLDLNEQNMDALRSQYGALQAVLPALPLQEGLLFHAQLEQDTNVKDAGYSSLACLTFSGSMNIERLKDALGAVIEKHPQLGALFDFSQGDTALQILPWRRVSERKSWWPVDVIDLRHQDDTTQQEELKKIEQQELNRDFMAFQSAGIPLLNAVLVSVSDQRHCLFLNAHHLVVDGWSTPIMLRDLVNAYGSDLVALEAVPVPYTWVVEQLMARDKHAMREAWKKALDNAMPTLLFADTPPTEQVTTHTLTLDADQFATLKGLYQSKGLTLNSLLQTLWANVLSALTGRSDVVFGTPISGRFGSVAGIEEHIGLFSNTVPVRVQLQPELTLWQQMQQVQNEQIGLLEHDGLGLAEIQRLGGHGNLFDTLLVVENFPEQADLFSQCYQGLTLEDVYNRGFTHYPLTVLALPSEQLNLLFEYRGGDEIQTLIARFDALLKTLLLEDVTAQQALDLRLTSEKTLIGGLNQTSHLLPQMTLRDALVGQALLTPNQVCLSDGEHQLTYLQARYEVIALAKNLQSLGVQSGDIVAVALPRSVKLSLALWAIIEVGAAYLPLDTGYPDDRLNYMLEDAKPAALITLTKEASRFEMDGKRYLYDAPITPVSDAQREQVINAWKAPVLSVNGSAYLLYTSGSTGRPKGVLVSHQAIVNRILWMQGEYPLASHDVVLQKTPCSFDVSVWEFFWSAMVGAKLHMAPPDSHRDPIQLQQLIVDHNITTLHFVPSMLAAFVTSLGDERMGTCHTLERVFCSGEALPMALSKQFESVVGCELHNLYGPTEAAVDVTYYPAFGDDLTQVKGAGVPIGYPVWNTQLRILDNFLRPVPIGVAGELYLCGVQLADGYWRRPALCATRFVADPEGHGERMYRTGDVVRWLDSGAVEYLGRSDDQLKIRGQRIELGEIEQVLAAQAGVEQSVVVAKTWGQESNALGVDARQLVAYVTGKKSTSKSSTSENSTGKVSKLDTVSIRNAMSEQLPAHMVPVAVLQLETMPLSANGKLDRKALPLPSDLLESTQGRVVKLGIETEIANAFSKVLGVTGLSASDDFFALGGHSILAVRLVSELRKALKLNVTVGQIMVSPSIEKLAHVLSNQDLANSRELSGFGSVLPIKQGVGTPIFCIHPASGFAWQYTGFARYLSQTCPMIGLQSPRPDGPIALQSNMPDVVEQHLKVLKERQPSGPYRLIGYSLGGAIAHGLAVRLQEMGEEVSFLGLLDTYPPDEQDWSGSVDTEAQEEVEREKAQFMETSEDTLDEQMTVERDAMFADIVKNYADSVALLSKAKSQRYHGKAVLFVADKTVPEGMDIQATWSPYVDVLEEHHFDFAHEDILSPEALVVLGPVFNQLISSL